One genomic region from Sphingomonas crocodyli encodes:
- a CDS encoding formate dehydrogenase subunit delta — protein sequence MMSTDQRLAYMADQIARNFAAIGHEKAAMATADHIAKFWDPRMKARIAGLTDSLGPVAARAIAILHEKGSPPPQTPATEYADVAGAGHDDAG from the coding sequence ATGATGTCGACCGACCAGCGCCTCGCCTATATGGCCGATCAGATCGCGCGCAATTTCGCCGCGATCGGGCATGAGAAGGCGGCGATGGCGACGGCGGATCATATCGCGAAATTCTGGGATCCGCGGATGAAGGCGCGGATTGCAGGCCTGACCGACAGCCTCGGCCCCGTCGCCGCGCGCGCCATTGCGATCCTGCACGAAAAGGGTTCCCCGCCGCCGCAGACGCCCGCGACCGAATATGCCGACGTCGCGGGTGCGGGCCATGACGACGCCGGCTGA
- the fdhD gene encoding formate dehydrogenase accessory sulfurtransferase FdhD — protein sequence MTTPAERRPVERVGSDGTRATIDRAIAVEMPIALEFNGIGYAVMMATPADLEDFATGFSLSERLIDRAADIVDIDAHETPQGVLLRVTLIDDRLPRVMERVRHRVSESSCGLCGIENLETALRPLPAVAATSDADEAAIFRALGRLRDHQPLNAETGAVHAAAFCSAQGEVLIAREDVGRHNAFDKLIGAMARDGRSWDGGFALLSSRCSFELVEKAVLADCPLLVTVSAPTSLAVTRAAEAGLRLIVLARPDALLIA from the coding sequence ATGACGACGCCGGCTGAACGGCGGCCGGTCGAGCGGGTCGGTAGCGACGGAACACGCGCGACGATCGATCGGGCGATTGCTGTCGAAATGCCGATCGCGCTGGAGTTTAACGGCATCGGCTATGCCGTGATGATGGCGACGCCGGCCGATCTGGAGGATTTCGCGACCGGCTTCTCGTTGTCCGAACGGCTGATCGATCGCGCCGCCGATATCGTCGATATCGATGCGCACGAAACCCCGCAGGGCGTGCTGCTGCGCGTCACCCTGATCGACGATCGCCTGCCGCGCGTCATGGAGCGCGTGCGCCATCGCGTGTCCGAAAGCAGTTGCGGCCTGTGCGGGATCGAAAATCTCGAAACCGCGCTACGCCCCCTGCCCGCCGTCGCCGCGACCAGCGATGCGGACGAGGCCGCGATCTTCCGCGCGCTCGGGCGCTTGCGCGATCACCAGCCGCTCAACGCCGAAACCGGCGCGGTCCACGCCGCCGCCTTTTGCTCGGCGCAGGGAGAGGTGCTGATCGCGCGCGAGGATGTCGGCCGCCACAACGCTTTCGACAAATTGATCGGCGCGATGGCGCGGGACGGGCGCTCTTGGGACGGAGGCTTCGCGCTGCTAAGCTCTCGCTGCTCGTTCGAACTTGTCGAGAAAGCCGTGCTCGCCGACTGTCCCTTGCTCGTCACCGTGTCCGCCCCGACCAGCCTTGCCGTGACGCGGGCGGCGGAGGCGGGACTTCGCCTGATCGTGCTCGCCCGGCCCGACGCGCTGCTGATCGCATGA
- a CDS encoding molybdopterin-binding protein encodes MKRLGVVLAGGRSSRFGSDKARAMLEDRPLIDHARDTIAPFVDAMATDIPDHPAPGLGPLGGLCGALRHAKARGFDAVVVTACDIPQLPSDVVPKLIDAAPAFLLEAPVVGCWPVGLADQLEAFLGGEDRSMHAWARACAATGIASDPIRNINRPSDLTSAPKPKPNRPAFFEAIAAVEHHVAALPIETIALTDALGRVTSAPVQARLFHPAADMSAMDGFVLTAADCAGGDLAIGDPIFAGDVSAPLPPGTARPIMTGAIIPAGGATVLIKERATVDGDRLHITEPVATNMNIRRKGEDAAPGDEVLGPGRTISAPMLGALVAYGVETIDVRRRPRIAIIPTGDELGSGIIDVNGPMIAALFAETGAAVTLSAPVPDSREAIAGAIAAALATADFVITTGGASAGERDHIPDAVRDVGAAIHFHGVRMRPGKPVLFATTPGGVPILGLPGNPVAALVGCRFFGMATLRRLLGLPSEAGRAVTSAVLPTNGVANVTRVVAGDGPISPLPGDRPHMMRSLLTADHWMVQLSDTEQATLFPLIDRLG; translated from the coding sequence ATGAAGCGCCTTGGGGTGGTGCTCGCCGGCGGCCGATCGAGCCGCTTCGGCAGCGACAAGGCGCGCGCGATGCTCGAAGATCGCCCCCTGATCGACCATGCGCGCGATACGATCGCGCCGTTCGTCGATGCGATGGCGACGGATATTCCCGACCATCCCGCACCCGGCCTCGGCCCGCTCGGCGGCCTGTGCGGGGCGCTACGGCACGCCAAGGCGCGGGGCTTCGACGCGGTGGTGGTGACGGCGTGCGACATTCCGCAACTGCCATCCGATGTCGTTCCAAAGCTGATCGATGCGGCGCCCGCCTTCCTGCTCGAAGCGCCGGTCGTCGGCTGCTGGCCGGTCGGGCTGGCCGACCAGCTCGAAGCCTTTCTGGGCGGTGAGGATCGGTCGATGCACGCCTGGGCACGCGCCTGCGCCGCGACCGGCATCGCCAGCGATCCCATTCGCAACATCAACCGCCCTTCCGACCTGACCAGCGCGCCTAAGCCAAAGCCCAACCGCCCCGCCTTTTTCGAGGCTATCGCGGCCGTCGAGCACCATGTCGCCGCGCTTCCCATCGAGACGATCGCCCTGACCGACGCGCTGGGCCGCGTCACCTCTGCGCCGGTGCAGGCGCGACTTTTTCACCCCGCCGCCGACATGTCGGCGATGGACGGCTTCGTCCTGACCGCCGCCGACTGCGCAGGCGGCGATCTGGCGATCGGCGATCCGATCTTCGCGGGCGACGTCAGCGCGCCGCTCCCCCCCGGCACCGCGCGACCGATCATGACCGGCGCAATCATTCCCGCAGGCGGCGCGACCGTGCTGATCAAGGAGCGCGCGACCGTCGACGGTGATCGGCTGCACATCACCGAGCCGGTCGCGACCAACATGAACATCCGCCGCAAGGGCGAGGATGCCGCCCCCGGTGACGAGGTGCTGGGGCCGGGTCGGACGATCTCCGCCCCGATGCTCGGCGCGCTGGTCGCTTATGGCGTGGAGACGATCGACGTGCGCCGCCGCCCGCGCATCGCGATCATCCCGACCGGCGACGAACTGGGCAGCGGCATCATCGACGTCAACGGTCCGATGATCGCGGCGCTGTTTGCGGAAACCGGCGCGGCCGTCACCCTCTCCGCCCCCGTGCCCGACAGCCGCGAAGCGATTGCCGGTGCGATTGCGGCGGCGCTGGCGACGGCGGATTTCGTCATCACCACCGGCGGCGCATCGGCAGGCGAACGCGATCATATTCCCGATGCGGTGCGCGATGTCGGCGCGGCGATCCATTTCCACGGCGTCCGCATGCGCCCCGGCAAGCCCGTATTGTTCGCGACGACGCCCGGCGGCGTCCCGATCCTCGGCCTGCCGGGCAATCCGGTCGCGGCTCTCGTCGGCTGCCGCTTCTTCGGGATGGCAACGCTGCGCCGGCTGCTCGGCCTGCCTTCAGAGGCGGGGCGTGCCGTCACCAGCGCGGTCCTGCCCACCAACGGCGTCGCCAACGTCACCCGCGTCGTCGCGGGCGACGGGCCGATCAGCCCCCTGCCCGGCGATCGGCCACACATGATGCGCTCGCTCCTCACCGCCGATCACTGGATGGTGCAATTGTCCGATACCGAACAAGCGACGCTCTTTCCCCTCATCGATCGGCTGGGCTAA
- a CDS encoding CinA family protein, producing the protein MLHELNALAAPSAALLVERGQSVAVADGSTGGLVSAAFCTIPGATKFFKGGGTLYSIAGRKHLFGLPLSDWTGLRGVTEPYTLLQATAIRDNFGADWSIAESGSAGPVDHPHGKPSGTSCIAIAGPDGFTMVRMVETDSNDRIANMETFAKTALAMFHEALTA; encoded by the coding sequence ATGCTGCACGAACTCAATGCGCTCGCGGCGCCATCGGCCGCCCTGCTGGTCGAACGCGGCCAATCGGTCGCGGTGGCGGACGGATCGACCGGCGGGCTCGTCTCGGCGGCCTTCTGCACGATTCCCGGCGCGACCAAGTTCTTCAAGGGCGGCGGCACGCTCTATTCGATCGCGGGGCGTAAGCATCTGTTCGGCCTGCCGCTGTCCGACTGGACCGGCCTGCGCGGCGTCACCGAACCCTATACATTGCTGCAGGCGACCGCGATCCGCGACAATTTCGGTGCCGACTGGAGCATCGCCGAAAGCGGATCGGCCGGCCCGGTCGATCATCCGCACGGCAAACCTTCGGGTACGAGCTGCATCGCGATTGCGGGGCCGGATGGCTTCACGATGGTCCGCATGGTCGAAACCGACAGCAACGATCGCATCGCCAATATGGAGACCTTCGCGAAAACGGCGCTCGCCATGTTCCATGAGGCGCTGACGGCGTAA
- a CDS encoding aminotransferase class V-fold PLP-dependent enzyme, which produces MPVSRRTFLAASAAASAAPAFAETLAVPAGITPDKLAADEAWWAQVAKLYDAPPPGIVQLEAGHFGAMQTTVRQAYEARTDKVNRETTLFTRGPANAEMRGVRTQVAALLKLDPAEIAFTRGGSESMAVLIGGYNKLMPGDAVLYADLDYDAMQTGMESLARLRGVRVVKIDLPEPATAQSLVDAYEAALKADPKIRMMLLTQLSHRTGLVPPVKEIVAMAKARNIDVLLDVGHALGQLDFSLKELGIEFAGINLHKWIAAPLGVGVVYIGKDRIPDIDPSLLEAPSDRIDARIHTGTVNFAGILTVPDAIAAHQRIGIAAKAARLRHLRDLWVKPLRGVKGIEILTPDDPALHGGITSFRLTGRTSIEANRALRQALFDRHRIFTIERDGPAKGCCVRVSPSFTNNADDMAKLVAALHEIAAEG; this is translated from the coding sequence ATGCCCGTTTCCCGCCGTACCTTCCTCGCCGCCTCCGCCGCCGCTTCGGCCGCACCCGCCTTCGCCGAGACGCTGGCGGTCCCCGCCGGCATCACGCCCGACAAACTCGCCGCCGACGAGGCGTGGTGGGCGCAGGTCGCCAAACTCTACGACGCACCACCGCCCGGCATCGTCCAGCTGGAGGCCGGGCATTTCGGCGCGATGCAGACGACGGTGCGACAGGCTTATGAAGCCCGCACCGACAAGGTGAACCGCGAGACGACCCTGTTCACGCGCGGCCCCGCCAATGCCGAGATGCGCGGCGTGCGCACGCAGGTCGCGGCGCTGCTCAAGCTCGATCCGGCCGAGATCGCCTTCACGCGCGGCGGCAGTGAATCGATGGCGGTGCTGATCGGCGGCTATAACAAGCTCATGCCCGGCGACGCCGTTCTCTACGCCGATCTAGATTATGACGCGATGCAGACCGGCATGGAATCGCTCGCGCGGCTGCGCGGGGTGCGGGTCGTGAAGATCGACCTGCCCGAACCTGCGACCGCGCAATCTTTGGTCGACGCCTATGAGGCCGCGCTGAAGGCCGATCCGAAGATTCGCATGATGCTGCTGACCCAGCTCAGCCACCGCACCGGCCTCGTCCCGCCCGTCAAAGAGATCGTGGCAATGGCGAAGGCGCGCAATATCGACGTGCTGCTCGACGTCGGCCACGCGCTCGGCCAGCTCGATTTCTCGTTGAAGGAACTGGGCATCGAGTTTGCGGGCATCAACCTTCACAAATGGATCGCAGCACCTTTGGGTGTCGGGGTGGTCTATATCGGCAAGGATCGCATCCCCGACATCGACCCGTCGCTGCTCGAAGCACCGAGCGACCGGATCGATGCGCGCATCCACACGGGCACCGTCAACTTCGCCGGCATCCTCACCGTCCCCGACGCGATCGCCGCGCACCAGAGGATCGGCATCGCCGCCAAGGCCGCGCGCCTGCGCCACCTGCGCGATCTGTGGGTGAAGCCGCTGCGGGGCGTGAAGGGGATCGAGATCCTCACCCCGGACGATCCCGCGCTTCACGGCGGCATCACATCCTTCCGCCTGACCGGCCGCACCTCGATCGAGGCCAATCGCGCGCTGCGGCAGGCTTTGTTCGACCGGCATCGCATCTTCACGATCGAGCGCGACGGCCCCGCCAAGGGATGCTGCGTGCGCGTCTCCCCATCCTTCACCAACAACGCCGATGACATGGCTAAGCTGGTCGCGGCGTTGCACGAAATCGCCGCCGAAGGATAA
- a CDS encoding ATP-binding protein, with product MDTQTVETRDPLLFLAGGGEMGDRIAAFDWSGSLGPIEAWPQSLKTIVAFVVHSPVPIVMLWGEDGIMLYNDGYSVFAGDRHPVLLGSKVREGWGEVADFNDNVMKVGLAGGTLAYRDFVLTLNRTGEFEDVYLDLDYSPIYDDDGVPAGVLAIVIEISDRVRAERQLLADGDRLRFLDALSRATEASRDADEILTVTTRMTGEHLGVSICAYADMDADERGFTVRGGWSAPGVRNAVGHHRLTDFGQLAVSTLGEGRPQIINDSRAELPPADAATYLALNIEATVCMPLVKEGRLIALMAIHRDKPHHWTEAEIALIHEVAERSWAHVERVGAEAELRETAERLHFLNETLEARVAERAAQLQQSEATVRTVFETSFMAQGLLTPEGQVLYANTTALSAIGATLNDVAGRDYWDTPWFATTPGMADRVRETVASVAAGESIQFTMPLHLPTGERVYEFSMRPAFDPNGRIVALVPEASEVTARVRAEDALRQAQKMEAVGQLTGGLAHDFNNLLAAISGNLELLEKRIDQGRVAGLQRYIDNAQGGARRAAALTQRLLAFSRRQTLDPKPTDVNRLILGMEDLTRRSIGPLNELEIVGAAGLWTTRIDAPQLENALLNLCINARDAMAPNGGRITIETANKWLDDRASMERDMAPGQYISICVSDTGTGMDAETIARAFDPFFTTKPLGEGTGLGLSMVYGFARQSGGQVRIYSEVGRGTTMCIYLPRHHGTAEEEALAHSGETDHGDGERVLVIDDEPAIRALVVEVLEDAGYIAIEAPDGPSGLQILSTDQRIDLLITDVGLPGGMNGRQVADAARVYRPNLRVLFITGFAENAAVGNGLLAPGMEVITKPFAMKAISTKIRDLMDR from the coding sequence GTGGACACCCAGACCGTAGAGACGCGTGATCCGCTGCTGTTCCTGGCAGGCGGCGGGGAGATGGGCGATCGGATCGCGGCGTTCGACTGGTCCGGCTCGCTCGGGCCGATCGAAGCGTGGCCGCAATCGCTCAAGACCATCGTCGCCTTCGTCGTCCATTCGCCCGTGCCGATCGTGATGCTGTGGGGCGAAGACGGCATCATGCTCTACAATGACGGCTATTCGGTCTTTGCGGGCGATCGCCATCCCGTGCTGCTGGGCAGCAAGGTGCGCGAAGGCTGGGGCGAGGTCGCCGACTTCAACGACAATGTGATGAAGGTCGGGCTGGCGGGCGGGACGCTGGCCTATCGCGATTTCGTGCTGACGCTGAACCGGACGGGGGAGTTCGAGGACGTCTATCTCGATCTCGATTATTCGCCGATCTACGACGATGACGGCGTGCCCGCCGGCGTGCTGGCGATCGTGATCGAGATCAGCGACCGGGTGCGCGCCGAACGGCAATTGCTGGCCGACGGCGATCGACTCCGCTTCCTCGACGCGCTGTCGCGCGCGACCGAGGCGAGCCGCGACGCCGACGAGATTTTGACCGTCACCACGCGGATGACCGGCGAACATCTGGGCGTATCGATTTGCGCCTATGCCGATATGGATGCCGACGAACGCGGCTTCACGGTGCGCGGCGGATGGTCCGCGCCGGGCGTGCGCAACGCCGTCGGCCATCACCGCCTGACCGATTTCGGGCAACTTGCGGTGTCGACGCTGGGCGAAGGCCGCCCGCAGATCATCAACGACAGCCGCGCCGAACTGCCCCCCGCCGACGCCGCGACCTATCTGGCGCTCAATATCGAAGCGACCGTGTGCATGCCGCTGGTCAAGGAAGGCCGGCTGATCGCGCTGATGGCGATCCATCGCGACAAGCCGCACCACTGGACCGAGGCCGAAATCGCCCTGATCCACGAAGTCGCCGAACGCAGTTGGGCGCATGTCGAACGCGTGGGTGCCGAGGCCGAACTGCGCGAGACGGCCGAGCGGCTGCACTTCCTGAACGAAACGCTGGAGGCGCGCGTCGCCGAACGCGCGGCCCAGTTGCAGCAGAGCGAGGCGACGGTCCGCACCGTCTTCGAAACATCGTTCATGGCGCAGGGGCTGCTGACCCCCGAAGGCCAGGTGCTGTACGCCAACACGACCGCGCTGTCGGCGATCGGCGCGACGCTGAACGACGTTGCGGGCCGCGACTATTGGGACACGCCGTGGTTCGCGACCACGCCCGGCATGGCCGATCGCGTGCGTGAAACGGTGGCGAGCGTCGCGGCAGGCGAAAGCATCCAGTTCACGATGCCGCTGCACCTGCCGACGGGCGAGCGTGTGTACGAATTCTCGATGCGCCCCGCCTTCGATCCCAATGGCCGGATCGTCGCGCTGGTGCCCGAGGCATCGGAAGTCACCGCGCGTGTCCGCGCCGAAGATGCGCTGCGCCAGGCGCAGAAGATGGAGGCGGTCGGCCAGCTGACCGGCGGCCTCGCGCATGATTTCAACAATCTGCTCGCGGCGATCAGCGGCAATCTGGAACTGCTGGAAAAACGGATCGATCAGGGCCGCGTCGCGGGCCTGCAACGCTATATCGACAATGCGCAGGGCGGCGCGCGGCGCGCGGCGGCGCTGACGCAGCGGCTGCTGGCCTTCTCACGCCGCCAGACGCTCGATCCCAAGCCCACCGACGTCAACCGGCTGATCCTGGGCATGGAGGATCTGACCCGCCGATCGATCGGCCCACTCAACGAACTGGAAATCGTCGGCGCGGCCGGGCTGTGGACCACGCGGATCGACGCGCCGCAGCTTGAAAACGCGCTGCTCAACCTGTGCATAAACGCGCGCGACGCGATGGCGCCCAATGGCGGGCGGATCACGATCGAAACCGCGAACAAATGGCTCGACGATCGCGCGTCGATGGAACGCGACATGGCGCCCGGCCAATATATCTCGATCTGCGTCAGCGATACCGGCACCGGCATGGACGCGGAGACGATCGCGCGCGCCTTCGATCCCTTCTTCACCACCAAGCCGCTGGGCGAGGGAACCGGTCTCGGCCTCTCGATGGTCTATGGCTTTGCGCGCCAGTCGGGCGGGCAGGTGCGAATCTATTCGGAGGTCGGGCGCGGCACGACGATGTGCATCTACCTGCCCCGCCACCACGGCACGGCGGAGGAAGAGGCGCTCGCCCACTCCGGCGAGACGGATCATGGCGATGGCGAGCGCGTGCTGGTGATCGACGACGAACCCGCGATCCGCGCTTTGGTGGTCGAGGTGCTGGAGGATGCCGGCTATATCGCGATCGAGGCGCCCGACGGGCCGAGCGGGCTGCAGATATTGTCGACCGATCAGCGGATCGACCTGCTGATCACCGATGTCGGCCTGCCCGGCGGCATGAACGGCCGCCAGGTCGCCGATGCCGCGCGCGTCTATCGACCGAACCTGCGCGTTCTGTTCATCACCGGCTTTGCGGAGAATGCGGCCGTCGGCAACGGCCTCCTCGCGCCGGGGATGGAGGTGATCACCAAACCCTTTGCGATGAAGGCGATCTCGACCAAAATCCGCGATCTGATGGATCGATAG
- a CDS encoding NAD(P)H-dependent oxidoreductase, whose product MKALIVHAHSESDSFVAAMRDVAVATLTAQGAEIAQSDLYAMGFNPVLSPADFGSRKNADHLTYALEQRANYDAGTLAPDIVAEIEKVLAADLIVFTFPVFWFSVPAILKGWIDRVFISGPFYGGRRVYGAGGLKGKKALAAFSLGGREHMFGPGSIHGELETGMLRHFLQGALGYVGFDVLEPFVAWHAPYVTHDARVAMLEALGGHVARWENLPALPMPDLTKFDDSFAPK is encoded by the coding sequence GTGAAGGCGCTGATCGTCCATGCCCATTCAGAAAGCGACAGCTTCGTCGCCGCGATGCGCGACGTCGCGGTCGCGACGCTCACCGCGCAAGGCGCCGAGATCGCGCAGTCCGATCTTTATGCGATGGGCTTCAACCCCGTCCTGTCGCCCGCCGACTTCGGCAGCCGCAAGAATGCGGACCACCTGACCTACGCGCTCGAACAGCGGGCCAATTATGATGCCGGCACGCTCGCGCCCGATATCGTGGCGGAGATCGAGAAGGTGCTGGCGGCGGACCTGATCGTCTTCACCTTCCCGGTCTTCTGGTTCAGCGTGCCCGCGATCCTCAAAGGGTGGATCGACCGCGTGTTCATCTCCGGCCCCTTTTATGGCGGGCGGCGCGTCTATGGCGCGGGCGGGCTCAAGGGCAAGAAGGCGCTCGCGGCGTTTTCGCTGGGCGGGCGCGAGCATATGTTTGGGCCGGGATCGATCCACGGTGAGCTGGAAACCGGCATGCTCCGCCACTTTCTGCAGGGGGCGCTGGGCTATGTCGGGTTCGACGTGCTCGAGCCGTTCGTCGCATGGCACGCGCCGTATGTGACGCACGACGCGCGGGTGGCGATGCTGGAGGCGCTGGGCGGCCATGTCGCGCGGTGGGAGAATCTGCCCGCGCTGCCGATGCCGGACCTGACGAAGTTCGATGACAGTTTCGCTCCGAAATGA